The proteins below are encoded in one region of Pelagibacterium flavum:
- a CDS encoding NAD(P)H-dependent oxidoreductase: MTISKTGIARDLKRLNDTGKPVRLGIIGSGEMGTDLVTQVSLMDGIEIAAISTRRPHTAMAAMDIAYGAGEGKAHASEVGTRSAMSAAIDTGKIAVTADTELMVTAPEVDVIIDATGKPGVGADFDLLGMEHGKHLVMMNVEADVTIGAYLKHEADRLGVIYSVGAGDEPSSCMELIEFCSALGLDIVAAGKGKNNPLNHDAVPDDYREEATRRNMNPRMLVEFIDGSKTMVEMAAIANATGLVPDRPGMHGPNADRESLARVLIPRADGGVLEKSGVVDYTIGKGVAPGVFVVAKATHPRVVERMDDLHVGTGPYYGFFRPYHLTSLEVPLTAARIMLYGKPDMVPLANPVAEVCALAKRDLAVGETFDAIGETCYRSWTMTIADARAARAIPVGLLEGGRVTAPVKKGELLTAANATPDTSTKLFALRQRQDAMFHLGPLAVTV; encoded by the coding sequence ATGACAATTTCCAAAACGGGTATCGCGCGTGACCTCAAGCGCCTGAACGACACCGGCAAACCGGTCCGTCTGGGCATCATCGGGTCGGGCGAAATGGGCACCGATCTGGTCACCCAGGTCTCGCTGATGGACGGCATTGAAATCGCCGCCATCTCCACCCGCCGCCCCCACACGGCAATGGCCGCGATGGACATCGCCTATGGCGCCGGCGAGGGCAAGGCCCACGCCAGTGAGGTGGGAACCCGCTCGGCCATGAGCGCCGCCATCGATACCGGCAAGATCGCGGTGACCGCCGATACCGAACTGATGGTCACCGCTCCGGAAGTCGATGTCATCATCGACGCCACCGGCAAGCCCGGCGTGGGGGCCGATTTTGATCTGCTCGGCATGGAGCACGGCAAGCATCTGGTGATGATGAATGTCGAGGCCGACGTCACCATCGGCGCTTACCTCAAGCACGAAGCAGACAGGCTCGGGGTCATCTATTCGGTCGGCGCCGGCGACGAGCCGTCCTCGTGCATGGAACTGATCGAATTCTGTTCTGCCCTCGGGCTCGACATCGTCGCCGCCGGCAAGGGCAAGAACAATCCCTTAAACCACGACGCGGTGCCCGACGATTATCGCGAGGAAGCCACCCGCCGCAACATGAACCCGCGCATGCTCGTCGAGTTCATCGACGGGTCGAAAACCATGGTGGAAATGGCCGCCATCGCCAACGCCACCGGGCTCGTCCCCGACCGCCCCGGCATGCACGGTCCCAACGCCGATCGCGAATCTCTGGCCAGGGTTTTGATCCCGCGCGCCGATGGCGGCGTGCTCGAAAAATCCGGCGTTGTCGATTACACGATCGGCAAAGGCGTGGCCCCCGGCGTGTTCGTCGTCGCCAAAGCCACCCATCCCCGCGTCGTCGAGCGCATGGACGATCTTCACGTCGGGACCGGTCCCTATTACGGGTTCTTCCGTCCCTATCACCTCACAAGTCTCGAAGTGCCGCTCACCGCCGCCCGCATCATGCTCTATGGCAAGCCCGACATGGTGCCGCTCGCAAACCCCGTCGCCGAAGTCTGCGCCCTGGCCAAGCGTGATCTGGCCGTCGGTGAAACATTCGATGCCATTGGCGAGACCTGCTATCGCTCCTGGACAATGACAATTGCCGATGCCCGCGCCGCCCGCGCCATCCCCGTCGGCCTGCTCGAAGGCGGGCGCGTCACCGCCCCGGTCAAAAAGGGTGAACTTCTCACCGCCGCCAATGCGACGCCCGACACTTCGACCAAGCTTTTCGCCCTCCGGCAGCGCCAGGATGCGATGTTCCACCTCGGTCCACTGGCCGTAACGGTCTAG
- a CDS encoding enoyl-CoA hydratase/isomerase family protein: protein MDEISISIEGGCGIIRLTRPRAINALSAEMIGAVRYALDEWDENDDVRAVLIEGEGEKGLCAGGDVRRTREMAMAGDTRPVFSFFADEYDMNGLIATYRKPIVALQHGIVMGGGIGISSHARYRIATPSSRFAMPEAAIGFFCDVGVNAILYQASEARALAFLLSGQTVGAADAIALGLTDTMVPEDALADLRGRVIDAAQAGDPDTAITALIQSESIDAGAADFCALSDSLAEIFAAPDAEKIVEGLLDWSEDGDPGAAALYASIARHCPTSLVAIVLSHRRARHKRDVRAILEDDLALARHMAMRPDFAEGVRAVLVDKDKAPKWEPARLADVDVTALQRVLGAAEAVG, encoded by the coding sequence ATGGACGAGATTTCCATTTCAATCGAGGGCGGGTGCGGGATCATCAGGCTGACCCGGCCCAGGGCGATCAATGCGCTGAGCGCCGAGATGATCGGGGCGGTGCGCTATGCGCTCGATGAATGGGATGAAAATGACGATGTGCGGGCCGTGCTGATCGAGGGAGAGGGCGAAAAGGGGCTTTGCGCCGGCGGTGATGTGCGCAGGACGCGCGAGATGGCGATGGCCGGAGACACACGGCCCGTTTTCTCTTTTTTTGCCGACGAATACGATATGAACGGGCTGATCGCGACCTATCGCAAACCCATCGTTGCGCTCCAGCACGGCATCGTCATGGGCGGCGGGATCGGGATTTCCTCGCATGCGCGGTACAGGATCGCGACGCCATCGAGCCGGTTTGCCATGCCCGAAGCCGCCATCGGGTTTTTCTGCGACGTGGGGGTGAACGCCATTCTCTACCAAGCCAGCGAGGCGCGGGCGCTGGCCTTTCTGCTGTCGGGGCAAACGGTGGGTGCGGCCGACGCCATTGCCCTAGGCCTGACCGATACCATGGTGCCCGAGGACGCGCTGGCGGACTTGCGGGGCCGGGTGATCGACGCGGCGCAGGCGGGCGATCCCGATACGGCGATCACGGCGCTGATCCAGTCGGAATCGATCGATGCGGGCGCGGCCGATTTTTGCGCGCTTTCTGATTCACTGGCCGAGATTTTTGCCGCGCCGGACGCTGAAAAAATCGTCGAAGGGCTGCTCGACTGGTCCGAGGATGGCGATCCGGGCGCCGCGGCGCTCTACGCCTCGATTGCCCGCCATTGCCCGACCTCGCTTGTGGCCATCGTGCTGTCGCACCGTCGGGCGCGGCACAAGCGCGACGTGCGCGCCATTCTCGAGGATGATCTGGCGCTGGCCCGCCATATGGCCATGCGCCCCGATTTCGCTGAGGGGGTGCGCGCGGTGCTGGTGGACAAGGACAAGGCGCCCAAATGGGAGCCGGCGCGGCTGGCCGATGTGGACGTTACTGCGCTGCAGCGGGTGCTGGGGGCAGCGGAGGCGGTCGGGTAG
- a CDS encoding MarR family winged helix-turn-helix transcriptional regulator, protein MDRKTDRVTNAGNEPESAGDVLGYKLRMAQILAFRAFEERLTDYGRAPRYLGLLAAIRQEPGLSQNRLAEMVALGRSSLVNILDQLEADDLLVRKPAPGDRRRNGVWLTDKGNQTVDALLREARKEEELLTKGLAAEDVLALKTFLDRIIDNLRML, encoded by the coding sequence GTGGACCGCAAAACCGACAGGGTCACCAACGCTGGCAACGAACCTGAAAGCGCCGGAGACGTCCTTGGCTACAAGCTGCGCATGGCCCAGATCCTGGCTTTTCGGGCGTTTGAAGAACGTCTCACCGATTACGGCAGGGCGCCGCGCTATCTCGGTCTGCTGGCCGCCATTCGCCAGGAGCCCGGCCTGTCGCAGAACCGGCTGGCAGAAATGGTGGCCCTCGGGCGATCCAGTCTCGTCAACATTCTCGATCAGCTCGAGGCCGACGACCTGCTTGTTCGCAAACCCGCCCCCGGTGACCGTCGCCGCAATGGCGTGTGGCTGACCGACAAGGGCAACCAGACCGTGGATGCGCTCCTGCGAGAGGCTCGGAAAGAAGAAGAGCTACTGACCAAGGGCCTTGCCGCAGAGGACGTTCTGGCCCTCAAGACGTTTCTGGACAGGATCATCGACAACTTGAGAATGCTTTGA
- a CDS encoding AMP-binding protein, whose product MQPGLSHWNAETDAAGLLDITLGALLREQARRHADRPAIIFDEYDDRPALRWTYAELDRRVDDLAKALLAAQVNHGDRVAVMAPNCPEWILLEYALARIGAVLVTVNPAFRRSELDYLLGQGRVSMVFATGQYRGHDVAGMIGEMLGKPARDDNGAPAHTYPDLRRIIGIGAAAIAGASTFADFVAEGANVDDAHLERRAASVTAQDIVQIQYTSGTTGQPKGAMLTHSGTINNAMLAGRRAGYRETDVMVSAMPLFHTAGCVCNVIGMAAVGGCLVTMEQFNATRMLDLIEAHGGTITNAVPTMYVRMLQDEALVSGRRNLAGWRVAYTGGTAIPPSLMRELNERTGADPVIIMGMTECSPIITQTVPTDPFDRKISTAGVPLPYVEIRIADPIDGHTVPTGAEGELLIKGFLVMAGYFDMPERTAQAIDSEGWLHSGDLGVLDGDGYLRIVGRIKDMIIRGGENIYPVEIEDHLLGNENVAEAQVVGVPDAEFGEEICAFVVPRPGCEIDGSLLRDWCRKTLSRHKLPRYVVALPRMPQTANGKVRKVALRDLARSMIEQGTLS is encoded by the coding sequence ATGCAGCCGGGATTGTCGCATTGGAACGCTGAGACCGACGCGGCGGGCCTGCTCGACATTACCCTGGGCGCCTTGCTGCGCGAGCAGGCCCGGCGGCATGCTGACCGTCCGGCAATCATATTTGACGAATACGATGATCGCCCGGCGCTGCGCTGGACCTATGCAGAGCTGGACCGGCGGGTCGATGATCTGGCGAAAGCGCTGCTGGCTGCACAGGTCAATCACGGTGACAGGGTCGCCGTCATGGCGCCAAATTGCCCCGAATGGATCCTGCTCGAATATGCCCTGGCCAGGATTGGCGCCGTGCTCGTTACGGTCAATCCGGCCTTTCGACGGTCCGAGCTCGACTATCTTCTTGGTCAGGGCCGGGTCAGCATGGTGTTCGCGACGGGCCAATACCGTGGTCACGACGTGGCGGGCATGATTGGAGAGATGCTGGGCAAGCCCGCGCGCGACGACAACGGCGCGCCTGCCCATACCTATCCCGATCTGCGGCGCATCATCGGGATTGGTGCGGCTGCAATTGCCGGAGCGAGCACATTTGCCGACTTTGTCGCAGAGGGCGCAAACGTCGATGATGCCCATCTCGAGCGCCGCGCGGCGTCAGTGACCGCGCAGGACATCGTGCAAATACAATATACCAGCGGCACGACGGGCCAGCCCAAAGGCGCGATGCTCACCCATTCCGGTACGATCAACAACGCGATGCTTGCGGGGCGGAGGGCGGGATACCGGGAAACCGATGTCATGGTTTCGGCCATGCCGCTTTTCCATACCGCCGGTTGTGTCTGCAACGTCATCGGCATGGCCGCTGTGGGCGGCTGCCTTGTGACAATGGAGCAGTTCAATGCCACAAGAATGCTCGACCTCATCGAAGCCCATGGCGGTACCATCACCAATGCCGTTCCCACCATGTATGTTCGCATGCTGCAGGATGAAGCGCTCGTATCGGGGCGACGCAACCTTGCAGGCTGGCGCGTAGCTTATACGGGCGGAACCGCAATCCCCCCATCTCTCATGCGCGAGCTGAACGAGCGGACGGGCGCCGACCCGGTGATCATCATGGGCATGACCGAATGCAGCCCGATCATCACCCAGACCGTGCCCACCGATCCCTTCGATCGCAAGATATCGACCGCCGGAGTGCCCCTGCCCTATGTCGAGATTCGTATTGCCGACCCTATAGACGGGCACACGGTCCCGACCGGAGCGGAAGGGGAGTTGCTCATCAAGGGGTTCCTTGTGATGGCCGGGTATTTCGACATGCCCGAACGCACCGCCCAGGCGATCGACAGCGAAGGCTGGCTTCACAGCGGAGATTTGGGGGTCCTGGACGGTGATGGTTACCTGCGCATTGTCGGCCGCATCAAGGACATGATCATTCGCGGCGGCGAGAACATTTATCCTGTCGAAATAGAAGATCATCTTCTGGGCAACGAAAATGTCGCCGAGGCCCAGGTAGTCGGCGTTCCTGATGCGGAATTCGGCGAGGAAATCTGCGCGTTCGTCGTGCCGCGGCCGGGGTGCGAGATCGATGGTAGCTTGCTGCGCGACTGGTGTCGCAAGACGCTATCGCGGCACAAGCTGCC